In Mixophyes fleayi isolate aMixFle1 chromosome 11, aMixFle1.hap1, whole genome shotgun sequence, one DNA window encodes the following:
- the POU2AF3 gene encoding POU class 2 homeobox associating factor 3 — MQISGSIPSSEMYRACEPAPSVPSYQQTRQFPVYEAQEESYLNQLLLDATLEPVTVTDSSISVFQNQYLCFPEGPTQPSPIFYQNMTPESPSDSSDMSNSFEYSPTYQGLEFVPQSYSSPTHQDNRSCAYAGVDHHVYQHHNNSPFCYCAYCCSVDYQESVNVQNSCAYPNTDCMGYLTSLDDAFTRDLTNSDMCYR; from the exons ATGCAGATTTCTGGTTCAATTCCTTCTTCAG AAATGTATAGAGCATGTGAACCTGCACCATCTGTACCCAGCTACCAACAGACCAGACAGTTCCCAGTCTATGAAGCTCAGGAGGAAAGTTATTTGAATCAGCTGTTGTTGGATGCCACTCTTGAACCTGTCACTGTCACAGACTCCAGCATTAGCGTCTTCCAGAATCAATATCTGTGCTTCCCGGAAGGACCCACCCAGCCATCTCCCATCTTCTACCAGAACATG ACACCAGAATCACCGTCAGATTCATCTGACATGTCAAACTCTTTTGAATACTCTCCAACTTACCAAGGCCTAGAGTTTGTTCCACAGAGCTATAGCTCTCCTACCCACCAGGACAACAGGAGCTGTGCATATGCAGGAGTGGATCACCATGTTTACCAACACCACAACAACTCCCCGTTCTGTTATTGTGCCTATTGTTGCTCAGTGGACTATCAAGAGTCAGTGAATGTACAGAATTCTTGTGCCTACCCTAACACAGACTGTATGGGATATCTTACCTCATTGGATGATGCCTTTACAAGGGACCTGACCAACAGTGACATGTGCTACAGATAA